The following are from one region of the Serinus canaria isolate serCan28SL12 chromosome 8, serCan2020, whole genome shotgun sequence genome:
- the YIPF1 gene encoding protein YIPF1 isoform X1, with protein sequence MATADDLKFQEFDDAANLLAANPDATTISIDEPVEIPKNQHSHLQEPGREEDDELLGTDDSDKTELLAGQKKSAPFWTFEYYQTFFDVDTYQVLDRIKGSVFPVPGKNFVRLYIRSNPDLYGPFWICATLVFTIAVSGNLSNFFIHLGKPTYHYVPEFRKVSIAATTIYAYAWLVPLALWGFLMWRNSKVMNIVSYSFLEIVCVYGYSLFIYIPTAILWIIPQKVVRWVLMVFSLCLSGSVLVMTFWPAVRDDNRRIAVATVATILLLHALLAVGCLAYFFDAPELDIPAPIIPAHNGTTVITKSH encoded by the exons AATTTGACGATGCAGCTAATTTGCTTGCAGCAAATCCTGATGCCACCACCATAAGCATCGATGAGCCAGTCGAAATCCCCAAGAATCAGCACAGCcacctgcaggagccagggagggaagaggatgATGAGTTACTGGGCACTGATGACTCTGATAAAACAGAG CTGCTTGCAGGACAGAAGAAAAGTGCCCCTTTCTGGACTTTTGAGTACTACCAGACCTTTTTCGATGTGGACACATACCAG GTCCTGGACAGAATCAAAGGGTCAGTGTTCCCAGTCCCTGGGAAGAACTTTGTAAGGCTGTATATCCGCAGCAATCCCGACCTTTATG gtcCGTTTTGGATATGTGCTACACTCGTGTTCACCATTGCTGTTAGTGGCAATCTCTCAAATTTCTTCATCCATCTGGGCAAACCAACATACCACTATGTGCCTGAGTTCAGAAAAG tgtcCATAGCAGCTACAACGATTTATGCGTACGCTTGGCTTGTTCCCCTTGCTCTCTGGGGATTCCTGATGTGGAGGAACAGTAAAGTCATGAACATTGTCTCCTACTCATTCCTAGAGATAGTGTGTGTCTATGGCTACTCCCTCTTCATTTACATTCCCACAGCG ATCTTGTGGATCATCCCACAGAAGGTGGTGCGCTGGGTGCTGATGGTGTTCTCGCTGTGCCTCTCGGGCTCCGTGCTGGTGATGACCTTCTGGCCCGCCGTCCGCGACGACAACCGCAGGATCGCTGTGGCCACCGTGGCcaccatcctgctgctgcacgCCCTGCTGGCTGTTGGATGTCTG GCATACTTTTTTGATGCCCCTGAACTGGATATTCCTGCACCTATTATCCCTGCTCACAATGGAACAACAGTAATAACAAAGAGTCACTAA
- the YIPF1 gene encoding protein YIPF1 isoform X2, which translates to MATADDLKFQANPDATTISIDEPVEIPKNQHSHLQEPGREEDDELLGTDDSDKTELLAGQKKSAPFWTFEYYQTFFDVDTYQVLDRIKGSVFPVPGKNFVRLYIRSNPDLYGPFWICATLVFTIAVSGNLSNFFIHLGKPTYHYVPEFRKVSIAATTIYAYAWLVPLALWGFLMWRNSKVMNIVSYSFLEIVCVYGYSLFIYIPTAILWIIPQKVVRWVLMVFSLCLSGSVLVMTFWPAVRDDNRRIAVATVATILLLHALLAVGCLAYFFDAPELDIPAPIIPAHNGTTVITKSH; encoded by the exons CAAATCCTGATGCCACCACCATAAGCATCGATGAGCCAGTCGAAATCCCCAAGAATCAGCACAGCcacctgcaggagccagggagggaagaggatgATGAGTTACTGGGCACTGATGACTCTGATAAAACAGAG CTGCTTGCAGGACAGAAGAAAAGTGCCCCTTTCTGGACTTTTGAGTACTACCAGACCTTTTTCGATGTGGACACATACCAG GTCCTGGACAGAATCAAAGGGTCAGTGTTCCCAGTCCCTGGGAAGAACTTTGTAAGGCTGTATATCCGCAGCAATCCCGACCTTTATG gtcCGTTTTGGATATGTGCTACACTCGTGTTCACCATTGCTGTTAGTGGCAATCTCTCAAATTTCTTCATCCATCTGGGCAAACCAACATACCACTATGTGCCTGAGTTCAGAAAAG tgtcCATAGCAGCTACAACGATTTATGCGTACGCTTGGCTTGTTCCCCTTGCTCTCTGGGGATTCCTGATGTGGAGGAACAGTAAAGTCATGAACATTGTCTCCTACTCATTCCTAGAGATAGTGTGTGTCTATGGCTACTCCCTCTTCATTTACATTCCCACAGCG ATCTTGTGGATCATCCCACAGAAGGTGGTGCGCTGGGTGCTGATGGTGTTCTCGCTGTGCCTCTCGGGCTCCGTGCTGGTGATGACCTTCTGGCCCGCCGTCCGCGACGACAACCGCAGGATCGCTGTGGCCACCGTGGCcaccatcctgctgctgcacgCCCTGCTGGCTGTTGGATGTCTG GCATACTTTTTTGATGCCCCTGAACTGGATATTCCTGCACCTATTATCCCTGCTCACAATGGAACAACAGTAATAACAAAGAGTCACTAA